GTGTTGTCGCTCGGCACGGCCAGGATCGCTCCATTGATCCCAAAGTGGGGTGCGGTGCCATCGTGCGAGTCTCTCGCATCTGCGGAGTTGCGTGCAACCCCGCCGCGCCACCGCGTAGATATCCAGTAGGCGACTGCCGTTGACAGCCGCGGTCCCCGGAACCCTCGTGGCCCACCAAGGCCGGTCTTGCGATCACGCTCCATTCAGGAGTCCTCGATGTCACTGCGCGCAGAGATCTCGACGCAGCCCGCGTTTGTACTGCTCACCGCTGGAGATGTCGCTTGCCAGCTCTCGTGCTCGCCGCGCCATGTGCGGCGCATGAGTGAGCGCGGGGCGATGCCGGCGCCAGTCAAGGTTGGCCGCCTCGTGCGATGGGATCGCGATGCGATCGAGCGCTGGGTCGCATCGGGTTGCCCGGCACTCGCACGGCACTGCGATTGAGCATCTCGCGATCTGCATCGAACTTGATCTCTTCGGCCACTTGCCGCTCACTGTGCGCCGTCGATCGTTGGACTCTCTGACTTCTCTGGCTCGCTCGCACGCACCACACCGCGCACATGGGCACCGTCTTCCGCAAAGCCTGGACCTCGCCGCTCCCGCCGGGAGCTGAGGTCGTCACGGTCCGCGGCTGTCCAATGGCCCGCTGGCGACTCAGGAACGGCGC
The Phycisphaeraceae bacterium genome window above contains:
- a CDS encoding helix-turn-helix domain-containing protein, which encodes MSLRAEISTQPAFVLLTAGDVACQLSCSPRHVRRMSERGAMPAPVKVGRLVRWDRDAIERWVASGCPALARHCD